In a genomic window of Infirmifilum sp. NZ:
- a CDS encoding PadR family transcriptional regulator, whose protein sequence is MHVFMARFAKNPLRVLVLTLLRNKPMSGIEIISQVEAITGGLWRPSPGAVYPLLHELEREGLVKHTEVGGQKVYSLTDKGLVEVEECGLGLKPASIEDVLQVMEGYVDFLRDFSARTALSSELKSRISRIAKELDEIAGRNAYTGNT, encoded by the coding sequence ATGCACGTGTTCATGGCGCGCTTCGCGAAAAACCCGCTCCGAGTGCTGGTACTGACGCTGCTGAGAAACAAGCCGATGAGCGGCATCGAGATCATAAGCCAGGTAGAGGCCATAACAGGGGGGCTTTGGAGGCCGTCTCCCGGCGCGGTCTACCCCCTGCTCCACGAGCTCGAGCGCGAGGGGCTGGTGAAGCACACAGAGGTAGGGGGGCAGAAGGTTTACAGCCTCACCGACAAGGGGCTCGTCGAAGTGGAGGAGTGCGGCTTAGGCCTGAAGCCGGCCTCTATCGAAGACGTGCTACAGGTGATGGAGGGGTACGTGGATTTCCTGAGAGACTTCTCCGCACGCACAGCCCTCAGTAGCGAGCTAAAATCCAGGATCTCGAGGATCGCTAAGGAGCTCGATGAAATAGCAGGCCGCAACGCGTACACCGGAAATACATAA